The following proteins are encoded in a genomic region of Brachypodium distachyon strain Bd21 chromosome 1, Brachypodium_distachyon_v3.0, whole genome shotgun sequence:
- the LOC100821685 gene encoding E2F transcription factor-like E2FE: MDSAAGAEASAAATQAQPLPPYQPPPRLVLEGDGSGLGGAARAFRHHAYSRKQKSLGLLCSNFVALYDRDDVETVGLDDAARRLGVERRRIYDIVNVLESVGILVRRAKNRYTWIGFEGVPAALKELKERALREMSGLVSPLLEEPSATNVSDDEDEDDKLGDADGDAESEKLSQSMDTTSDKLSQSMDTTSDKPDTPRCQLRSDHRKEKSLGLLTQNFVKLFLTMEVETISLDEAARLLLGERHAESNMRTKVRRLYDIANVLSSLNLIEKTQQVDSRKPAFRWLGQAKRKEGDDVTVALPPTRTILSNKRAFGTDITNIDTKRSKWDSGTENKSKLMQGDGSMSRTFENQLGQGKSSGFVYGPFHPAGARKQELDRALREKERKNIQDWENLTKSLQYQNPTINGLFGHYAEAWRSWYLDFTRDDPSTS, translated from the exons ATggactccgccgccggcgccgaggctTCCGCGGCCGCCACACAGGCACAGCCCCTGCCTCCTTACCAGCCCCCGCCGCGGCTTGTGCTCGAAGGCGATGGAAGCGGTCTGGGCGGCGCTGCGCGGGCCTTCCGGCACCACGCCTACAGCCGCAAGCAGAAGTCCCTCGGCCTGCTCTGCTCCAA CTTTGTGGCGCTGTATGACCGAGACGACGTGGAGACGGTGGGGCTGGATGACGCCGCCAGGCGGCTCGGCGTCGAGAGGCGCCGGATCTACGACATCGTCAACGTGCTAGAGAGCGTCGGA ATTCTCGTCAGGAGGGCCAAGAATCGTTACACATGGATCGGCTTTGAGGGCGTCCCTGCAGCACTCAAGGAGCTCAAG GAGAGGGCATTGAGGGAGATGTCCGGCTTGGTGTCGCCACTGCTGGAGGAACCATCTGCTACCAAT GTATcggatgatgaagatgaagatgataAATTGGGTGATGCTGATGGGGATGCTGAGAGCGAGAAGCTTAGCCAGTCTATGGACACTACTTCGGATAAGCTTAGCCAGTCAATGGACACTACTTCTGATAAGCCAGACACACCCCGTTGCCAGCTTAGATCTG ATCATAGGAAGGAGAAGTCACTTGGGCTGCTCACTCAGAATTTTGTCAAGCTCTTCCTTACAATGGAG GTTGAGACGATCTCACTTGATGAGGCTGCAAGGCTGCTCCTTGGAGAGAGACACGCTGAGAGCAATATGAGAA CTAAAGTTCGACGACTGTATGACATTGCCAATGTGCTATCTTCTTTGAACCTTATTGAGAAG ACACAACAAGTGGATTCAAGAAAACCTGCATTCAGGTGGCTTGGCCAGGCCAAGCGAAAGGAAGGGGACGATGTCACAGTTGCTTTACCACCAACTAGGACGATATTGTCTAACAAGAGGGCGTTCGGTACTGATATCACCAACATTGACACTAAGAGGAGCAAGTGGGACTCAGGAACAGAGAACAAAAGCAAGCTCATGCAGGGTGATGGCAGCATGTCGAGAACTTTTGAGAATCAGCTGGGGCAAGGGAAGAGCAGTGGCTTTGTTTACGGGCCTTTCCACCCTGCTGGTGCAAGGAAACAGGAACTTGATCGCGCTTTaagggagaaggagaggaagaatatTCAAGATTGGGAAAATCTTACTAAATCGTTGCAGTACCAAAATCCAA CAATAAATGGTCTTTTTGGTCATTACGCGGAAGCATGGAGATCATGGTACTTAGACTTTACGCGGGATGATCCATCAACATCATGA
- the LOC100822003 gene encoding alanine--tRNA ligase, chloroplastic/mitochondrial isoform X2, whose product MRYGLLPERLWISVFEDDDEAFSIWRDVVGVPEERIKRLGEDDNFWTSGATGPCGPCSEMYYDFHPERGSSTADLADDSRFIEFYNLVFMQYNKKDDGSLEPLKQKNIDTGMGLERMARILQNVPNNYETDLIFPIIKKAASMALVSYSTADDTMKTNLKIIGDHMRAVVYLISDGVIPSNIGRGYVVRRLIRRVVRTGRLVGMRGDGPENSESAFLPSLAEAVISLSSEIDPDVGSRRKSIIGELQREELRFVQTLGRGEKLLDELLDEALVSAGDNGDNPCLSGEDVFLLYDTYGFPVEITAEIAGERGVTVDMKGFDIEMENQRKQSQAAHNVVKLSVGNENEIVKSIPDTEFLGYDSLSATAVVKGLLIDGNPVEHVSEGSDVEILLDRTPFYAESGGQVGDNGFLYVYEEEGGKQNTVIEIKDVQKSLGNIFVHKGTIKQGSVDVGKKIDAAVDGKLRQGAKAHHTATHLLQSALKSVIGSETSQAGSLVAFDRLRFDFSFHRPLSEKELLEIESLVNQWISNATHLETNVMALQDAKNAGATAMFGEKYGEQVRVVEVPGVSMELCGGTHVSNTAEIRGFKVISEQGIASGIRRIEAVAGDAFVEYVCSRDNYMRHLCSTLKVKAEDVNSRVETVLEELRTARNEVSSLRNKIAVLKAATLASKAATIEPHNVRILVENMGDVDADGLKSAAEHLIGTLQDPAAVILGSSPGDGKVSLVAAFTPGVVKMGVQAGKFVGGIAKHCGGGGGGKPNFAQAGGRQPENLPEALEKARAEIVASISSKSS is encoded by the exons ATGAG GTATGGATTACTGCCAGAAAGACTGTGGATTAGTGTTTTTGAAGATGACGATGAGGCATTCTCCATTTGGCGTGATGTG GTTGGGGTACCAGAGGAACGGATAAAGAGGTTGGGCGAGGATGATAACTTTTGGACTAGTGGTGCAACTGGACCTTGTGGACCATGTTCTGAAATGTATTATGATTTCCATCCTGAGAGAGGATCCTCGACTGCG GATCTGGCTGATGATAGTCGGTTCATTGAATTCTATAATCTAGTCTTCATGCAATACAACAAGAAAGATGATGGATCTCTTGAACCATTGAAACAAAAGAACATTGATACAGGAATGGGGCTTGAGCGTATGGCTCGCATTCTTCAAAAT GTTCCAAACAATTATGAGACAGATTTGATTTTCCCAATTATAAAAAAGGCAGCAAGCATGGCGCTGGTTTCCTACTCCACAGCTGACGATACTATGAAGACCAATCTTAAA ATTATTGGGGATCACATGAGGGCAGTTGTTTATCTCATATCAGACGGGGTCATTCCCTCAAATATTGGGAGAGGATATGTTGTTCGAAGGCTCATAAGAAGGGTAGTCCGGACTGGTAGATTGGTAGGTATGAGAGGTGATGGCCCTGAAAATTCTGAAAGTGCATTTTTACCCTCACTAGCTGAGGCAGTTATTAGCCTTAGCAGTGAGATAGATCCAGATGTTGGATCAAGGCGGAAATCAATTATTGGGGAACTTCAAAGGGAAGAACTGCGGTTTGTACAGACTCTTGGAAGAGGAGAAAAGTTGTTAGATGAACTTCTAGATGAGGCATTGGTAAGTGCTGGTGATAATGGAGATAACCCTTGCCTGTCTGGAGaagatgtttttcttttatatgATACATATGGTTTCCCCGTAGAGATTACAGCTGAAATTGCGGGTGAACGGGGTGTAACTGTTGATATGAAGGGGTTTGATATTGAAATGGAAAATCAGAGAAAACAATCACAGGCTGCTCACAATGTAGTCAAACTTTCTGTAGGAAATGAGAATGAGATTGTCAAAAGTATCCCTGACACTGAATTTTTGGGATATGATTCTCTTTCTGCAACTGCTGTTGTCAAAGGTCTTTTAATTGATGGAAACCCAGTAGAACATGTTTCAGAAGGCTCTGATGTGGAAATACTATTAGACCGAACACCGTTTTATGCTGAATCGGGTGGTCAAGTGGGAGATAATGGTTTCTTGTATGTGTATGAAGAGGAAGgtggaaaacaaaatacagtCATAGAGATCAAAGATGTCCAAAAATCCCTGGGAAATATCTTTGTTCACAAAGGCACAATTAAACAGGGATCAGTAGATGTTGGAAAGAAAATTGATGCTGCAGTTGATGGAAAACTGAGGCAGGGAGCTAAG gcacatcATACTGCTACACATCTACTACAGTCCGCTCTTAAAAGTGTCATTGGTTCAGAAACATCACAAGCAGGATCTCTTGTGGCTTTTGACCGCCTCCGATTCGACTTCAGTTTCCATCGGCCCCTTTCAGAAAAGGAATTATTGGAAATTGAATCACTGGTGAACCAATGGATTAGCAATGCAACACATCTTGAGACAAATGTGATGGCTTTGCAAGATGCAAAAAATGCTGGTGCAACTGCAATGTTTGGAGAAAAATATGGTGAACAG GTCAGAGTCGTAGAGGTCCCTGGGGTGTCAATGGAACTGTGTGGTGGAACTCATGTCAGCAATACTGCTGAGATTCGTGGATTCAAGGTAATCTCGGAACAGGGAATAGCTTCTGGAATCAGAAGGATTGAGGCAGTTGCAGGTGATGCATTTGTTGAATATGTTTGTTCTCGTGACAACTATATGCGACACTTGTGCTCCACACTGAAG GTTAAAGCAGAAGATGTCAATAGCAGAGTAGAAACAGTTCTTGAAGAACTAAGAACAGCCAGAAATGAAGTATCATCTCTACGCAACAAAATTGCAGTGCTGAAGGCAGCAACTCTTGCAAGTAAAGCTGCAACTATCGAGCCTCATAATGTCAG GATCCTAGTCGAGAACATGGGGGATGTGGATGCTGATGGGCTGAAAAGCGCCGCGGAGCATCTCATAGGAACCCTGCAGGACCCTGCCGCAGTAATCTTAGGTTCAAGTCCAGGAGATGGTAAGGTCAGCCTGGTTGCCGCATTCACCCCTGGGGTCGTAAAGATGGGAGTACAAGCAGGCAAGTTTGTGGGTGGTATAGCCAAACATTgtggtgggggtgggggtggcaaACCGAATTTTGCCCAGGCTGGTGGTCGGCAGCCGGAGAACCTACCGGAAGCCCTTGAGAAGGCTAGAGCTGAAATTGTGGCGTCAATTTCATCAAAATCCAGCTGA
- the LOC100822003 gene encoding alanine--tRNA ligase, chloroplastic/mitochondrial isoform X1 translates to MLLPMRRLPTAPSLPSVYPHISPAPPSLVLRRRHGRGSLSRRTSAASVVCCSGSLPVANPVTVEDTEISAEWSGDAIRRRFLDFYAARGHKILPSSSLVPDDPTVFLTIAGMLQFKPIFLGKEPRRVPCATTSQKCIRTNDIENVGRTSRHQTFFEMLGNFSFGDYFKKDAIKWAWELTTKEYGLLPERLWISVFEDDDEAFSIWRDVVGVPEERIKRLGEDDNFWTSGATGPCGPCSEMYYDFHPERGSSTADLADDSRFIEFYNLVFMQYNKKDDGSLEPLKQKNIDTGMGLERMARILQNVPNNYETDLIFPIIKKAASMALVSYSTADDTMKTNLKIIGDHMRAVVYLISDGVIPSNIGRGYVVRRLIRRVVRTGRLVGMRGDGPENSESAFLPSLAEAVISLSSEIDPDVGSRRKSIIGELQREELRFVQTLGRGEKLLDELLDEALVSAGDNGDNPCLSGEDVFLLYDTYGFPVEITAEIAGERGVTVDMKGFDIEMENQRKQSQAAHNVVKLSVGNENEIVKSIPDTEFLGYDSLSATAVVKGLLIDGNPVEHVSEGSDVEILLDRTPFYAESGGQVGDNGFLYVYEEEGGKQNTVIEIKDVQKSLGNIFVHKGTIKQGSVDVGKKIDAAVDGKLRQGAKAHHTATHLLQSALKSVIGSETSQAGSLVAFDRLRFDFSFHRPLSEKELLEIESLVNQWISNATHLETNVMALQDAKNAGATAMFGEKYGEQVRVVEVPGVSMELCGGTHVSNTAEIRGFKVISEQGIASGIRRIEAVAGDAFVEYVCSRDNYMRHLCSTLKVKAEDVNSRVETVLEELRTARNEVSSLRNKIAVLKAATLASKAATIEPHNVRILVENMGDVDADGLKSAAEHLIGTLQDPAAVILGSSPGDGKVSLVAAFTPGVVKMGVQAGKFVGGIAKHCGGGGGGKPNFAQAGGRQPENLPEALEKARAEIVASISSKSS, encoded by the exons GTCGAGGAGGACGTCAGCGGCATCCGTGGTATGCTGCTCGGGTTCCTTGCCTGTAGCGAACCCGGTAACCGTGGAGGATACAGAGATTTCAGCGGAGTGGAGCGGGGATGCGATACGCCGGCGTTTCCTTGATTTCTATGCTGCCCGTGGCCACAAGATCCTCCCAAGCTCGTCTCTCGTGCCCGATGACCCGACCGTGTTCCTCACCATAGCTGGGATGCTTCAGTTCAAACCTATATTTCTCGGCAAG GAACCTAGGCGTGTACCATGTGCCACTACCTCCCAGAAATGTATACGAACAAATGACATCGAGAATGTGGGGCGCACATCTCGACACCAAACCTTCTTTGAGATGCTTGGGAACTTCAGTTTTGGTGATTACTTCAAAAAGGATGCAATCAAATGGGCATGGGAGCTGACAACCAAGGA GTATGGATTACTGCCAGAAAGACTGTGGATTAGTGTTTTTGAAGATGACGATGAGGCATTCTCCATTTGGCGTGATGTG GTTGGGGTACCAGAGGAACGGATAAAGAGGTTGGGCGAGGATGATAACTTTTGGACTAGTGGTGCAACTGGACCTTGTGGACCATGTTCTGAAATGTATTATGATTTCCATCCTGAGAGAGGATCCTCGACTGCG GATCTGGCTGATGATAGTCGGTTCATTGAATTCTATAATCTAGTCTTCATGCAATACAACAAGAAAGATGATGGATCTCTTGAACCATTGAAACAAAAGAACATTGATACAGGAATGGGGCTTGAGCGTATGGCTCGCATTCTTCAAAAT GTTCCAAACAATTATGAGACAGATTTGATTTTCCCAATTATAAAAAAGGCAGCAAGCATGGCGCTGGTTTCCTACTCCACAGCTGACGATACTATGAAGACCAATCTTAAA ATTATTGGGGATCACATGAGGGCAGTTGTTTATCTCATATCAGACGGGGTCATTCCCTCAAATATTGGGAGAGGATATGTTGTTCGAAGGCTCATAAGAAGGGTAGTCCGGACTGGTAGATTGGTAGGTATGAGAGGTGATGGCCCTGAAAATTCTGAAAGTGCATTTTTACCCTCACTAGCTGAGGCAGTTATTAGCCTTAGCAGTGAGATAGATCCAGATGTTGGATCAAGGCGGAAATCAATTATTGGGGAACTTCAAAGGGAAGAACTGCGGTTTGTACAGACTCTTGGAAGAGGAGAAAAGTTGTTAGATGAACTTCTAGATGAGGCATTGGTAAGTGCTGGTGATAATGGAGATAACCCTTGCCTGTCTGGAGaagatgtttttcttttatatgATACATATGGTTTCCCCGTAGAGATTACAGCTGAAATTGCGGGTGAACGGGGTGTAACTGTTGATATGAAGGGGTTTGATATTGAAATGGAAAATCAGAGAAAACAATCACAGGCTGCTCACAATGTAGTCAAACTTTCTGTAGGAAATGAGAATGAGATTGTCAAAAGTATCCCTGACACTGAATTTTTGGGATATGATTCTCTTTCTGCAACTGCTGTTGTCAAAGGTCTTTTAATTGATGGAAACCCAGTAGAACATGTTTCAGAAGGCTCTGATGTGGAAATACTATTAGACCGAACACCGTTTTATGCTGAATCGGGTGGTCAAGTGGGAGATAATGGTTTCTTGTATGTGTATGAAGAGGAAGgtggaaaacaaaatacagtCATAGAGATCAAAGATGTCCAAAAATCCCTGGGAAATATCTTTGTTCACAAAGGCACAATTAAACAGGGATCAGTAGATGTTGGAAAGAAAATTGATGCTGCAGTTGATGGAAAACTGAGGCAGGGAGCTAAG gcacatcATACTGCTACACATCTACTACAGTCCGCTCTTAAAAGTGTCATTGGTTCAGAAACATCACAAGCAGGATCTCTTGTGGCTTTTGACCGCCTCCGATTCGACTTCAGTTTCCATCGGCCCCTTTCAGAAAAGGAATTATTGGAAATTGAATCACTGGTGAACCAATGGATTAGCAATGCAACACATCTTGAGACAAATGTGATGGCTTTGCAAGATGCAAAAAATGCTGGTGCAACTGCAATGTTTGGAGAAAAATATGGTGAACAG GTCAGAGTCGTAGAGGTCCCTGGGGTGTCAATGGAACTGTGTGGTGGAACTCATGTCAGCAATACTGCTGAGATTCGTGGATTCAAGGTAATCTCGGAACAGGGAATAGCTTCTGGAATCAGAAGGATTGAGGCAGTTGCAGGTGATGCATTTGTTGAATATGTTTGTTCTCGTGACAACTATATGCGACACTTGTGCTCCACACTGAAG GTTAAAGCAGAAGATGTCAATAGCAGAGTAGAAACAGTTCTTGAAGAACTAAGAACAGCCAGAAATGAAGTATCATCTCTACGCAACAAAATTGCAGTGCTGAAGGCAGCAACTCTTGCAAGTAAAGCTGCAACTATCGAGCCTCATAATGTCAG GATCCTAGTCGAGAACATGGGGGATGTGGATGCTGATGGGCTGAAAAGCGCCGCGGAGCATCTCATAGGAACCCTGCAGGACCCTGCCGCAGTAATCTTAGGTTCAAGTCCAGGAGATGGTAAGGTCAGCCTGGTTGCCGCATTCACCCCTGGGGTCGTAAAGATGGGAGTACAAGCAGGCAAGTTTGTGGGTGGTATAGCCAAACATTgtggtgggggtgggggtggcaaACCGAATTTTGCCCAGGCTGGTGGTCGGCAGCCGGAGAACCTACCGGAAGCCCTTGAGAAGGCTAGAGCTGAAATTGTGGCGTCAATTTCATCAAAATCCAGCTGA
- the LOC100821381 gene encoding uncharacterized protein LOC100821381 yields MAASKWVRPEVYPLFAATGVAVGICAFQLLRNITGNPEVRVSKVGRAAGVLDNHEEGRRYAEHGLRSFVRDKTPEIMPGINKFFTDPK; encoded by the exons ATGGCCGCCAGCAAATGGGTCCGGCCCGAG GTGTACCCGCTGTTCGCTGCGACGGGCGTGGCCGTCGGCATCTGCGCGTTCCAGCTGCTCCGCAACATCACTGGCAACCCGGAAGTCAG GGTTAGCAAGGTAGGGAGGGCAGCAGGAGTGCTTGATAATCATGAGGAGGGGAGGCGCTACGCTGAGCATGGTCTCAGAAGCTTTGTGCGTGACAAGACCCCCGAGATCATGCCAGGTATCAACAAGTTCTTCACCGACCCAAAGTGA